The Exiguobacterium acetylicum genome includes a window with the following:
- a CDS encoding succinate dehydrogenase cytochrome b558 subunit, translating into MANHRDFVSRKIHSLLGVIPIGLFLLSHLTTNYFIVRGEEDFNKAAEFVGNVPYRLFLEIFVIFIPIILHGVYGVYIAFTGSANTGRYTYFRNWMYVLQRFSGVFLVVFITWHVWETRIAAAMGTPVDASMMQNIVDNGFMLAFYIVGILATTFHLANGLWTFCITWGITQSPASQRAMSYVAALVFIGLSFVGVRSILTFAGVL; encoded by the coding sequence ATGGCGAATCATCGTGATTTCGTGAGTCGTAAAATACACTCACTGCTCGGCGTCATTCCAATCGGGTTATTTTTACTTTCGCACTTAACGACGAACTACTTCATCGTACGTGGTGAGGAAGACTTCAATAAGGCCGCGGAATTCGTGGGGAATGTTCCGTATCGATTGTTCTTAGAGATCTTTGTCATCTTCATTCCGATCATCTTGCATGGTGTCTACGGTGTATACATCGCATTCACTGGTTCTGCGAACACAGGACGTTATACATACTTCCGGAACTGGATGTATGTACTGCAGCGGTTCAGCGGAGTATTCCTCGTCGTGTTCATCACATGGCACGTTTGGGAAACACGGATTGCCGCTGCGATGGGAACACCAGTCGATGCAAGCATGATGCAGAACATCGTCGATAACGGATTCATGCTCGCGTTCTACATCGTCGGGATCTTGGCAACGACGTTCCACTTGGCGAACGGACTTTGGACGTTCTGCATCACGTGGGGAATCACACAGTCACCAGCATCTCAACGGGCGATGTCTTACGTGGCAGCACTCGTATTCATCGGTTTATCGTTTGTAGGCGTACGCTCGATCTTAACGTTTGCAGGCGTGTTGTAA
- the sdhA gene encoding succinate dehydrogenase flavoprotein subunit, protein MANKNLVIIGGGLAGLMATIKAAEQGVPVKLFSLVPVKRSHSVCAQGGINGAVNTKGEGDSPHQHFDDTVYGGDFLANQPPVQKMAEAAPKIIHMFDRMGVMFNRTPEGLLDFRRFGGTLHHRTAYAGATTGQQLLYALDEQVRKFEAQGLVEKYEGWEFLRAIIDDNGICRGAVCQNLRTMEIEAFAADSVILATGGPGVIFGKSTNSVINTGQAAAAVYRQGAIYANGEFIQIHPTAIPGDDKLRLMSESARGEGGRVWTYKDGKPWYFLEEKYPAYGNLVPRDIATREIFDVCVNQKLGVNGENMVYLDLSHKDAKELDVKLGGILEIYEKFVGDDPRKVPMKIFPAVHYSMGGLWVDYDQMTNIPGLFAAGECDYSMHGGNRLGANSLLSAVYGGMVAGPSAIAYMNELETSVHEMNEDVVESHKIEEINRFNDILSMEGTENAYQIHRELGEIMTDNVTVVRYNDKLEETLTKIKELRDRFTRISATDTARWSNQGASFIRQLDHMLDLAEAITLGALKRDESRGAHYKPDFPERNDEQFLKTTMARYTNGHPEIFYEDVDTSLIPPRKRDYSKKSKKEVKA, encoded by the coding sequence ATGGCGAACAAGAATCTTGTCATCATCGGCGGAGGGCTTGCCGGATTGATGGCTACGATAAAAGCAGCGGAGCAAGGCGTACCAGTTAAGTTATTCTCACTCGTACCCGTCAAACGCTCACACTCTGTTTGTGCACAAGGCGGCATCAACGGAGCGGTCAATACGAAAGGGGAAGGCGACTCACCACACCAGCACTTTGATGACACGGTATATGGTGGGGACTTCCTCGCGAATCAACCACCTGTTCAAAAAATGGCGGAAGCCGCACCGAAGATCATTCATATGTTCGACCGGATGGGCGTCATGTTCAACCGTACACCGGAAGGGTTACTTGACTTCAGACGCTTCGGTGGAACATTGCACCACCGGACGGCATATGCTGGAGCGACGACAGGACAACAGCTGTTGTATGCACTAGATGAGCAGGTTCGTAAGTTCGAAGCGCAAGGTTTGGTAGAAAAATATGAAGGATGGGAATTCCTTCGTGCGATCATCGATGACAACGGCATTTGTCGCGGAGCGGTTTGTCAAAATCTCCGGACGATGGAAATCGAAGCATTCGCGGCTGATTCTGTCATCCTCGCGACAGGTGGTCCTGGGGTCATCTTCGGAAAATCGACGAACTCGGTCATTAACACAGGACAAGCAGCAGCTGCTGTCTATCGTCAAGGTGCGATCTATGCGAACGGTGAGTTCATCCAGATTCACCCGACAGCGATTCCTGGAGACGATAAGTTGCGTCTCATGAGTGAATCAGCGCGAGGAGAGGGCGGTCGTGTCTGGACGTATAAAGATGGTAAACCGTGGTACTTCCTTGAAGAAAAATATCCGGCATACGGAAACCTTGTTCCACGAGATATCGCAACGCGCGAAATCTTCGACGTCTGTGTTAACCAAAAACTTGGCGTTAACGGAGAGAACATGGTCTATCTCGATTTGTCGCATAAAGATGCGAAGGAGCTCGACGTTAAACTTGGTGGGATTCTTGAGATCTACGAGAAATTCGTTGGCGACGACCCACGAAAAGTACCGATGAAAATCTTCCCTGCCGTTCACTATTCAATGGGCGGATTATGGGTCGATTACGATCAAATGACGAACATCCCTGGATTGTTCGCAGCTGGTGAATGTGATTACTCGATGCACGGTGGGAACCGTCTTGGGGCAAACTCGCTTCTCTCTGCGGTGTACGGCGGAATGGTCGCTGGACCATCAGCAATCGCATACATGAACGAACTTGAGACATCTGTTCACGAGATGAACGAAGACGTCGTCGAATCGCATAAAATCGAAGAGATCAATCGTTTCAACGACATCTTATCGATGGAAGGTACGGAAAATGCGTATCAAATCCACCGTGAACTCGGAGAAATCATGACGGATAACGTCACGGTCGTTCGCTACAACGATAAGCTGGAAGAAACACTTACGAAAATCAAGGAACTTCGTGATCGTTTCACTCGCATCTCGGCAACGGATACAGCACGTTGGAGTAACCAAGGGGCATCGTTCATCCGTCAGCTCGATCACATGCTCGACCTAGCCGAAGCGATCACGCTCGGTGCCTTAAAACGTGACGAGAGTCGCGGGGCACACTATAAACCGGACTTCCCGGAACGTAATGATGAACAGTTCTTGAAGACGACGATGGCGCGTTATACGAATGGCCATCCAGAAATCTTCTATGAAGACGTCGACACGTCGTTGATTCCACCACGGAAACGCGACTACAGCAAGAAGTCGAAGAAAGAGGTGAAAGCATAA
- a CDS encoding VOC family protein encodes MIQYGYTILYSEDPSQTLTFYRDILGLPVKAEHGSYIEFETGQTTLAFNTRKDVQQLIPDYVIPSGKTPQTLEIGFVTDDVPTLFQKVAEAGYETVLAPVEKPWGQIVAYVLDPDGHLIELCTPM; translated from the coding sequence ATGATTCAATATGGCTATACGATTCTTTATAGTGAGGATCCTTCCCAGACGCTGACGTTTTATCGAGACATTCTTGGTTTACCTGTCAAAGCGGAGCATGGTAGCTACATCGAGTTCGAGACCGGTCAGACGACACTCGCTTTCAATACACGTAAAGACGTACAACAGTTGATTCCGGATTACGTGATTCCAAGCGGAAAGACGCCTCAGACGTTAGAGATCGGTTTTGTCACGGATGATGTCCCTACTCTTTTTCAAAAAGTCGCAGAGGCGGGATACGAGACCGTACTCGCTCCTGTTGAAAAACCATGGGGGCAAATCGTGGCGTATGTTCTTGATCCTGATGGTCACCTGATTGAACTTTGCACACCAATGTAA
- the trxA gene encoding thioredoxin: MAIVHATSQSFKEETQEGLVLVDFWATWCGPCRMLAPVLEELDADMQDVKIVKVDVDANPEVAGAFQVQSIPTLVLFKDGQPVNKTMGFMPKDALKEFVETSN, translated from the coding sequence ATGGCAATCGTACACGCAACTAGCCAATCATTTAAAGAAGAAACACAAGAAGGACTCGTCCTTGTTGATTTTTGGGCAACATGGTGTGGACCATGTCGTATGCTCGCACCTGTTCTTGAAGAACTCGATGCTGACATGCAAGATGTAAAAATCGTCAAAGTTGACGTGGATGCAAACCCAGAAGTAGCTGGAGCATTCCAAGTACAAAGTATCCCGACACTCGTTCTCTTCAAAGATGGACAACCTGTCAACAAAACAATGGGCTTCATGCCGAAAGACGCACTTAAAGAATTCGTTGAAACTTCTAACTAA
- a CDS encoding PH domain-containing protein: protein MFKKLAADLTGFSDIGQVIHPDDFDKAAADDYVLHEDGEKIYFLIKSKSDEYCFTNLALIHLDGESAVSSKRVLYRYPYAHYPIRHVMFETAGTVDLDVEIKFEIGGKHYSIDVDKKQLEHVKDLYKTLLAIAEKQYEGQKMLEFANSSLNHSVTILGGLRQGDMNVPQTFKELSEQSFEWLQGHYHQWNQRDFGSYYEKYINN from the coding sequence ATGTTCAAAAAATTAGCAGCCGATTTAACAGGATTCAGTGATATCGGACAAGTCATTCACCCTGATGATTTCGACAAGGCAGCCGCTGACGATTACGTCTTACACGAAGACGGCGAAAAAATCTATTTCTTGATCAAATCTAAGTCTGACGAGTATTGCTTTACGAACTTGGCCTTGATTCATCTCGATGGTGAGAGTGCCGTCAGTTCAAAACGCGTCCTGTATCGCTATCCGTACGCGCACTATCCGATTCGTCACGTCATGTTCGAAACGGCTGGAACGGTCGATTTGGATGTTGAAATCAAATTCGAAATTGGTGGGAAACATTATTCGATCGATGTCGATAAGAAACAACTCGAACATGTGAAAGATCTTTATAAAACACTTCTTGCTATCGCTGAAAAACAATATGAAGGGCAAAAAATGCTTGAGTTCGCTAACAGTTCGCTGAATCATTCGGTCACGATTCTCGGTGGTCTTCGCCAAGGTGATATGAACGTACCGCAAACATTCAAGGAACTGTCTGAACAATCCTTCGAGTGGCTTCAAGGTCACTACCATCAATGGAACCAGCGCGACTTCGGTTCATACTACGAGAAGTACATCAATAACTAA
- a CDS encoding DUF2507 domain-containing protein: MMDATPNQTPLFGIELIRDYVLTDLLGSDYRQVIYWAGKRLARQFPVVDESELSSFFEQAGWGILEVKKQKGTVISYILSPPETTRDERPQGYFQLEAGFLAEQHSRFNACVAEGYAEVNKELIQITVQIDPKDPLDPIG; this comes from the coding sequence ATGATGGACGCTACACCAAATCAAACACCACTTTTCGGTATCGAATTGATCCGAGATTATGTGCTGACCGATCTTTTAGGATCGGATTATCGGCAAGTCATCTACTGGGCAGGCAAGCGTTTGGCTCGTCAATTCCCTGTCGTCGACGAATCCGAGTTATCCTCGTTCTTCGAACAAGCAGGTTGGGGAATTCTTGAGGTCAAGAAACAGAAAGGTACTGTCATTTCGTATATTCTTTCTCCTCCTGAAACGACGAGAGACGAACGTCCACAAGGTTATTTCCAACTCGAAGCAGGTTTTCTCGCTGAGCAACATTCGCGCTTTAACGCGTGTGTCGCGGAAGGGTACGCTGAAGTGAACAAGGAACTCATCCAGATTACGGTCCAGATCGACCCAAAAGATCCACTTGACCCAATCGGTTGA
- a CDS encoding electron transfer flavoprotein subunit beta/FixA family protein — MEIYVLLKRTFDTEEAIQLENGQIDEDGAEFIINPYDEYAVEEAIRVRDAQGGTVTVVTVGPEDADKELRTALAMGADQAVRISIEDDIEEADHFTISEVLAGYLKEQMVDLVIAGNVAVDGGSGQVAPRVAELLDIPYVTTITKLELDGTKAVVTRDAEGDTETIETTLPLLVTAQQGLNEPRYPSLPGIMKAKKKPLEELELDDLELDEDELVPRLETIERFLPPNKAAGKILEGELNEQVAQLASLLRNEAKVV; from the coding sequence ATGGAAATCTATGTACTGTTGAAACGCACATTCGATACGGAAGAAGCAATCCAACTCGAGAATGGTCAAATCGATGAGGATGGCGCAGAGTTCATCATTAATCCATACGATGAGTATGCTGTAGAAGAAGCAATCCGTGTCCGTGATGCACAAGGGGGAACGGTGACGGTCGTGACGGTCGGACCGGAAGATGCGGACAAGGAATTACGAACAGCACTCGCAATGGGAGCAGACCAAGCCGTTCGTATCTCGATCGAAGATGACATTGAAGAAGCAGATCATTTCACGATTTCTGAAGTACTCGCTGGTTATTTGAAGGAACAAATGGTTGATCTCGTCATCGCCGGAAACGTCGCAGTTGACGGCGGAAGTGGTCAAGTGGCACCTCGTGTCGCAGAATTGCTTGATATTCCTTACGTGACGACGATCACGAAACTAGAGCTCGACGGTACGAAGGCTGTCGTGACACGAGACGCTGAAGGGGACACAGAAACGATTGAAACGACGCTTCCGTTACTCGTGACTGCGCAGCAAGGATTAAACGAGCCACGTTATCCAAGTCTTCCAGGGATCATGAAAGCGAAGAAGAAGCCGCTTGAAGAACTCGAACTCGATGATTTAGAACTCGATGAAGACGAACTCGTACCACGTCTAGAGACGATTGAACGTTTCTTACCACCGAATAAAGCAGCCGGTAAGATTCTCGAAGGTGAACTGAACGAGCAAGTCGCACAGCTCGCATCATTACTACGTAACGAAGCAAAAGTGGTCTAA
- the uvrC gene encoding excinuclease ABC subunit UvrC, translated as MGHQEHIKAKLSLLPDEPGCYLHKNEFGEVIYVGKAKNLKNRVRSYFTGAHDIKTERLVAEVRDFEYIITASELEALLLEMTLIKKHDPKYNIMLKDDKSYPYLKITNETYPRLITTRKLKKDGGHYFGPYPNAYAANETKRLLDRLYPLRKCQPMPKKLCLYYHIGQCLGPCEIPNLESEQKALVSEIRRFLSGDTKELVESLKHKMAEAAETMEFERAGELRDQVRAIESIMNKQNMITADLTSRDVFGIHVDKGWMCVQVFFLRGGKMIERDVSLFPIYGTPAEELESFIVQFYEKNIKPSELYVPPLVNQLLLKEALSIKIHVPVRGSKRKLLDLATKNAENAISERFELLAKDEKRTVQAVEELADAIDVHPLSRIEIIDNANIQGADAVSALVVFEDGKPLKKEYRKFKIRTVQGPDDYESMREIVRRRYRRLLLEGARLPDLVLIDGGVGQLNAALEVIQDELGLSLPVGSLKKDDKHRTSQLLFGEGAQLIELSPRSSAFYLLQRMQDEVHRFAITFHRSLRSKGMTRSLLDEIPGVGPKRRQQLIRHFGSMRSLRRATIEQLAEAGLPVKLAETVAEYLSQANEE; from the coding sequence TTGGGACATCAAGAACATATCAAAGCAAAGTTATCCCTTTTGCCTGATGAGCCGGGATGTTATCTTCACAAGAACGAATTCGGTGAAGTCATTTATGTCGGAAAAGCAAAAAATTTAAAGAATCGTGTCCGCTCCTATTTCACAGGAGCACATGATATTAAGACGGAACGTCTCGTCGCGGAAGTCCGTGACTTCGAATACATCATCACAGCGAGTGAACTAGAAGCATTATTGCTTGAGATGACACTGATCAAAAAGCATGATCCGAAATACAATATCATGTTGAAGGACGATAAATCTTATCCGTACTTGAAAATTACGAATGAGACTTATCCACGATTGATTACGACGCGTAAGCTAAAAAAAGACGGCGGTCATTACTTCGGTCCTTATCCGAATGCGTATGCGGCGAATGAGACAAAACGTCTATTAGATCGTTTATATCCGTTACGTAAATGTCAGCCGATGCCGAAGAAACTCTGTCTGTATTATCATATTGGTCAATGTCTCGGTCCATGTGAAATCCCAAATCTTGAATCGGAACAAAAGGCACTCGTATCGGAAATCCGACGCTTCTTGTCGGGTGACACGAAGGAACTTGTCGAGAGCTTGAAGCACAAGATGGCGGAAGCTGCCGAGACGATGGAATTCGAACGTGCTGGAGAATTACGTGACCAAGTACGAGCGATTGAGTCGATCATGAACAAACAAAATATGATCACAGCAGATTTGACGTCGCGTGATGTCTTCGGGATTCACGTTGATAAAGGCTGGATGTGTGTCCAAGTGTTCTTCCTCCGCGGAGGAAAGATGATTGAGCGCGATGTCTCGCTCTTCCCGATCTATGGTACGCCAGCCGAGGAACTGGAAAGTTTCATCGTCCAGTTCTACGAAAAGAACATTAAGCCGAGTGAATTGTACGTACCACCACTCGTCAATCAACTTCTACTCAAAGAGGCGCTCTCGATCAAAATTCACGTTCCGGTCCGAGGATCGAAACGGAAATTACTTGATTTAGCGACGAAAAATGCTGAAAATGCGATTTCTGAACGCTTCGAATTGTTAGCAAAAGATGAGAAACGGACCGTTCAAGCGGTTGAAGAGCTCGCCGATGCGATCGACGTTCATCCACTGTCACGGATCGAGATCATCGATAACGCGAACATTCAAGGTGCGGATGCCGTTTCGGCTCTCGTCGTCTTTGAAGATGGTAAACCGCTTAAGAAAGAATACCGGAAGTTCAAGATTCGGACGGTCCAAGGACCGGACGACTATGAATCGATGCGGGAGATCGTTCGTCGGCGGTATCGTCGGTTGTTACTTGAAGGAGCGCGCCTTCCGGACCTCGTCTTAATTGACGGAGGAGTCGGACAGTTGAATGCTGCTTTAGAAGTCATTCAAGATGAACTCGGCTTATCCCTGCCGGTCGGTTCATTAAAAAAAGATGACAAACACCGAACGAGTCAATTGTTATTTGGAGAAGGTGCGCAATTGATCGAACTCAGTCCTCGTTCGAGTGCGTTTTATCTCCTTCAACGTATGCAAGATGAAGTTCACCGGTTTGCCATCACATTCCACCGTTCACTCCGTTCTAAAGGAATGACCCGTTCCCTGCTTGACGAGATACCAGGAGTCGGTCCGAAACGACGCCAACAGTTGATCCGCCATTTCGGATCGATGCGTAGTCTACGTCGAGCGACGATCGAACAGTTGGCGGAAGCAGGGTTGCCTGTGAAACTAGCAGAAACCGTTGCTGAATATTTAAGTCAAGCGAACGAAGAATGA
- a CDS encoding TetR/AcrR family transcriptional regulator yields MKRTISKSDRIIDAAVKVIAKNGYHGAKVTAIAKEAGVADGTIYLYFKNKEHLLISLFQAKMGSFIEYSEGQIANHTSATEQLAALIEAHLEQLSVDYDLAVVTQIELRQSNQEMRQNIAAVLKPYLHLIDRVVKHGMTTGEFSNELDYRLARQMIFGTIDEVVTSWMASGFKYELLETRDGIHRMLIKGLS; encoded by the coding sequence ATGAAACGAACAATATCAAAGAGTGACCGCATCATTGATGCCGCAGTAAAAGTTATCGCTAAAAACGGCTACCATGGAGCGAAGGTGACTGCCATCGCAAAAGAAGCCGGTGTTGCGGATGGAACGATCTATCTGTACTTCAAGAATAAAGAACACCTCTTGATTTCGCTCTTCCAAGCGAAAATGGGGAGCTTCATCGAATATTCCGAAGGACAAATCGCGAATCATACGTCAGCGACGGAACAGTTAGCGGCATTGATCGAGGCGCACCTCGAGCAATTATCCGTCGACTATGATTTAGCAGTCGTCACGCAGATTGAGTTACGTCAATCTAACCAAGAGATGCGCCAAAACATCGCTGCTGTCTTGAAACCTTATTTGCATCTGATTGATCGGGTCGTTAAGCACGGGATGACGACAGGTGAGTTTTCAAACGAACTCGATTATCGATTGGCACGTCAGATGATTTTCGGAACGATCGATGAGGTCGTGACGAGCTGGATGGCAAGTGGCTTCAAATATGAGTTGCTTGAGACGCGTGACGGGATTCATCGGATGTTGATCAAAGGGCTGAGTTAA
- a CDS encoding electron transfer flavoprotein subunit alpha/FixB family protein, producing the protein MTKALVLAESRDGSLRNVSFEAIAAARRVADEVIAVLIGHDVAKDAEALASRGADQVLVVEDERLLHYTPDGYGQVFLELMNRTSPDVLVFGHTSLGKDLSPKIAAKLQAGLISDVTSIEGEGADASFIRPIYSGKAFEKVKVAEGKTLFTVRPNNIDPLEAGSSQGTVESVTVELKDLRTIVSDIVRKATGGVDLSEAKVIVAGGRGVKSSDGFAPLQELADVLGGAVGASRGACDADYCDYALQIGQTGKVVTPDLYIACGISGAIQHLAGMSNAKVIVAINKDPEANIFSIADYGIVGDLFDVVPLLTAEFKKMLVHG; encoded by the coding sequence ATGACAAAAGCATTAGTACTCGCAGAATCACGGGATGGCAGTTTACGGAATGTATCGTTTGAGGCAATCGCAGCAGCGCGACGTGTCGCAGATGAAGTCATTGCGGTCCTGATTGGACACGATGTAGCAAAGGATGCGGAAGCATTAGCGTCACGCGGAGCAGATCAAGTCCTCGTCGTTGAAGATGAACGCCTATTGCATTACACGCCAGATGGTTATGGACAAGTCTTCCTCGAGTTGATGAACCGGACGTCACCCGACGTACTCGTCTTTGGTCATACATCGCTCGGCAAGGATTTATCACCGAAGATTGCAGCAAAACTACAGGCTGGTCTGATTAGTGACGTGACTTCGATTGAAGGGGAAGGCGCGGACGCGTCATTCATTCGCCCGATCTACTCGGGTAAAGCATTTGAAAAAGTCAAAGTCGCAGAGGGCAAAACACTCTTTACGGTTCGTCCGAACAACATCGATCCGCTTGAAGCAGGTAGTTCCCAAGGGACGGTTGAATCGGTTACGGTCGAACTGAAGGATTTACGGACAATCGTCTCAGACATCGTACGCAAAGCAACAGGCGGCGTTGATTTATCTGAAGCAAAAGTCATCGTCGCAGGTGGACGTGGTGTCAAGAGCTCAGACGGATTCGCGCCATTACAAGAGTTAGCAGATGTCCTCGGAGGAGCAGTCGGTGCTTCACGTGGTGCCTGTGATGCGGATTACTGTGACTATGCGCTTCAAATTGGTCAGACGGGTAAAGTCGTCACACCAGATCTTTACATCGCTTGTGGGATCTCAGGTGCGATTCAACACTTAGCAGGGATGTCGAATGCAAAAGTAATTGTCGCGATTAATAAAGACCCAGAAGCGAATATCTTCTCGATTGCTGACTACGGCATCGTTGGTGATTTGTTCGACGTCGTTCCCTTATTGACAGCTGAATTCAAAAAAATGCTCGTTCACGGATGA
- a CDS encoding dihydrolipoyl dehydrogenase family protein yields MRTYDCIVIGTGSAGNQAAYKFIEKGLRVAIVENFTPGGTCAQRGCDAKKILLTGSETKDAVERLLGYGVKGLVSIDWRQLMERKNEYTRAIPEQTRKRYAETDIDYFHGEPHFVSSHRLRIGEEEIEGKQFLIATGLRPRELSVPGSERFITSNEFLELKELPRRLVCVGGGYISFEFAHLARIAGAEVTIVLRSAPLKQFESELVDVLLDATQALGISIIKEAEVVAYEEDSLRLSNGDVLKTDVVLNATGRVASIDQLGLEAIGVAHNEKGIHVNEYLQSSVEHIYAAGDVAVSGNPALTPFAGTEGRLAADNMLEGNNRKLELLPVPSVVFTAPNLALVGETEVALKKAGIPYRGRLIDTSSWQTNARIKDSFARAKVLVGEDDQVLGAHFIGVHAAELANYFSFAMQHRIPSTSMQQTGFAYPTPASDIASLFED; encoded by the coding sequence ATGCGTACATATGATTGCATTGTGATTGGAACAGGTTCTGCTGGAAATCAAGCGGCTTATAAATTCATCGAAAAAGGACTACGTGTTGCCATCGTTGAGAACTTCACTCCAGGTGGTACATGCGCACAGCGTGGATGTGATGCAAAAAAAATCTTATTAACGGGTAGTGAGACGAAAGACGCTGTCGAGCGCTTGCTTGGATACGGTGTCAAAGGATTGGTTTCGATTGATTGGCGCCAATTGATGGAGCGAAAGAATGAGTACACACGTGCGATTCCTGAGCAAACACGAAAACGGTACGCGGAAACGGATATCGACTATTTCCATGGAGAACCTCATTTCGTGTCTTCACATCGTCTTCGAATTGGTGAAGAAGAAATCGAAGGAAAACAGTTTTTAATCGCAACTGGATTGCGTCCTCGCGAATTATCTGTACCCGGTAGCGAACGTTTCATAACAAGTAATGAGTTTCTTGAACTGAAAGAACTTCCCCGGCGACTCGTTTGTGTCGGTGGTGGTTATATCTCGTTTGAGTTCGCACATCTCGCACGAATTGCAGGTGCAGAAGTCACGATCGTCTTACGTTCCGCCCCTCTAAAACAATTCGAAAGTGAATTGGTCGATGTCTTACTCGATGCGACGCAAGCCCTCGGTATTTCGATCATCAAAGAAGCAGAGGTCGTCGCTTATGAAGAGGACTCACTTCGTTTGTCTAACGGTGACGTGTTGAAGACCGACGTCGTCTTGAACGCGACTGGACGTGTCGCGAGCATCGACCAGCTTGGTCTTGAAGCAATTGGCGTTGCGCATAATGAAAAAGGCATTCACGTCAATGAATATCTCCAATCTTCTGTAGAACATATCTACGCCGCAGGAGACGTTGCCGTCAGCGGGAATCCTGCATTAACACCGTTTGCTGGAACCGAAGGACGGCTCGCTGCCGATAACATGCTCGAAGGAAACAATCGGAAACTGGAGCTACTTCCGGTACCGAGTGTCGTGTTCACCGCTCCGAACCTTGCCCTCGTCGGCGAGACAGAAGTCGCTTTGAAAAAAGCCGGTATTCCGTACCGTGGTCGATTGATTGATACGTCTTCTTGGCAAACAAATGCACGGATCAAAGACAGTTTTGCTCGAGCGAAAGTGCTTGTTGGGGAAGACGATCAAGTGCTCGGTGCACACTTCATCGGTGTACATGCAGCGGAACTAGCAAACTACTTCTCGTTTGCCATGCAGCACCGAATTCCGAGTACTTCGATGCAACAGACAGGATTCGCTTATCCGACACCCGCTTCAGACATCGCTTCGTTATTTGAAGACTGA